One segment of Oreochromis niloticus isolate F11D_XX linkage group LG8, O_niloticus_UMD_NMBU, whole genome shotgun sequence DNA contains the following:
- the chatb gene encoding choline O-acetyltransferase b has protein sequence MPILERGTARDQDSQVLPKVPVPLLKQTLDTYLKCVQHLVKEEQFKKTRAIVEKFGAPGGVGETLQKKLLERRDKMANWVYDYWLEDMYLNNRLALPVNSSPAMVFPKQMFKDHKDALRFAARLISGVLEYKALIDGRSLPVDFTRGQLAVMPMCMEQYYRLFTSYRYPGLKTDTLTVQMKAAFSAPEHMIVACKNQFFVLDVVANSKQLSEEEILSQLEKIVKMSENAEERLPPFGILTSDGRTEWAQAREALIKDQINRDSLALIESCICVVCLDEPSGLQPSDTNRALLMLHGGGHEKNGANRWYDKSMQFVVGMDGICGVVCEHSPFEGIVLVQCCEYIMKYIMESSSKMVKSSSFRELPPPRRLRWKCNPHIQGLLAASAERLQRLVNNLDMTVFKFRDYGKEFIKQQKMSPDAFIQVALQLAFFKCTGRLVSTYESASIRRFQEGRVDNIRSATAEALAFVKSMADERGTFSDSEKMKRLGDAIKAQTSYTIAAITGMAIDNHLLGLLRISKELNMEKPEIFCDETYLASNHFILSTSQVPTTVEMFCCYGPVVPNGYGACYNPQSDHIIFCVSSFWDNTETSSVVFVKALNEGLLEIRDLCNRSSATASKLAVASQGASQPHKSGK, from the exons GTGCTGCCAAAGGTCCCCGTTCCCCTGCTGAAACAAACCCTTGACACGTACTTGAAGTGCGTTCAACACCTGGTGAAGGAGGAGCAGTTTAAGAAAACAAGGGCGATCGTGGAGAAGTTTGGGGCTCCTGGGGGCGTGGGAGAGACACTCCAGAAGAAGCTTTTAGAGAGGAGGGACAAGATGGCAAACTGG GTCTATGACTACTGGCTGGAGGACATGTACCTGAACAACAGGTTGGCCCTGCCAGTTAACTCCAGTCCTGCCATGGTGTTTCCTAAGCAGATGTTTAAAGATCATAAAGACGCCCTCAG ATTTGCCGCCCGTCTCATCAGTGGAGTTTTGGAATACAAGGCTCTCATTGATGG GCGATCACTGCCAGTGGATTTCACTCGAGGCCAGCTAGCTGTCATGCCTATGTGCATGGAGCAGTACTATCGCCTCTTCACCTCCTACCGCTATCCGGGGTTAAAGACAGACACGCTGACGGTCCAGATGAAGGCAGCATTTTCAGCACCGGAGCACATGATTGTGGCATGCAAGAATCAG TTTTTCGTGTTGGATGTAGTCGCAAACAGCAAGCAGCTCAGTGAGGAGGAGATCTTATCCCAGCTGGAGAAGATtgtgaaaatgtctgaaaacGCTGAGGAGAGGCTCCCCCCTTTTGGCATCTTGACATCTGATGGGAGGACAGAATGGGCACAAGCTAGAGAGGCACTAATAAAAG ATCAGATCAACAGGGACTCTCTGGCGCTGATTGAGAGCTGCATCTGTGTGGTGTGTCTGGATGAGCCCAGCGGCCTGCAACCCAGTGACACCAACAGGGCCCTGTTGATGCTACATGGTGGAGGACATGAAAAGAACGGTGCAAACCGCTGGTATGACAAGTCAATGCAG TTTGTTGTAGGCATGGATGGGATATGTGGAGTGGTGTGTGAGCATTCGCCATTTGAAGGGATTGTTCTGGTGCAGTGCTGCGAATACATAATGAAATATAT AATGGAAAGTTCTTCTAAGATGGTGAAGTCCTCCAGCTTTAGAGAGCTTCCCCCTCCAAGGAGGCTACGCTGGAAATGTAACCCACATATCCAAGGACTCTTAGCAGCATCTGCAGAGAGACTGCAGAG gCTGGTGAATAATCTCGACATGACTGTATTCAAATTCAGAGATTATGGGAAAGAATTTATCAAGCAACAGAAGATGAGTCCAGATGCCTTCATACAAGTTGCCTTGCAGCTTGCATTTTTCAA ATGCACTGGAAGGCTCGTGTCCACTTACGAGAGTGCGTCAATTCGGCGTTTCCAAGAAGGTCGCGTAGATAACATTCGCTCAGCGACCGCCGAGGCCCTGGCCTTTGTGAAGTCTATGGCAGATGAGAGGGGAACGTTCTCC GACTCAGAAAAGATGAAACGACTAGGGGATGCAATTAAAGCCCAGACAAGTTATACAATTGCA gCAATTACAGGAATGGCGATAGACAATCACCTCCTTGGACTTCTGAGGATCTCAAAGGAGCTCAACATGGAAAAGCCAGAAATCTTTTGTGATGAGACATATCTGGCCAGTAACCACTTCATCCTCTCTACCAGTCAG GTTCCTACCACTGTGGAAATGTTCTGCTGCTATGGCCCAGTGGTGCCCAACGGTTACGGCGCCTGTTACAACCCACAGTCAGATCACATCATCTTCTGCGTATCTAGTTTCTGGGACAACACAGAGACTAGCTCGGTCGTTTTCGTTAAAGCCTTGAACGAGGGCCTGCTGGAAATCAGGGACTTGTGCAATAGAAGCAGTGCTACAGCTAGCAAACTAGCTGTCGCCAGCCAGGGAGCCAGCCAGCCTCATAAATCAGGGAAGTAA